One region of Candidatus Polarisedimenticolaceae bacterium genomic DNA includes:
- a CDS encoding glycosyltransferase, with the protein MHLSTLILPIYFGVLGLLALYGAHRAYLLLLLAIHRRTTASPSQLPDELPFLTVQIPLYNELHVARRVLLACAALDWPRDRFEIQVLDDSTDETASVVAAITARLVSSGIDVRHLRRADRRGFKAGALAAGLAAARGEIIAVFDADFEPAPDFARRLVPAFADPRIGMVQARWGHLNRGASLLTRAQSVLLDGHFAIEHAARHRAGRFFNFNGTAGIWRRRCIEDAGGWQHDTLTEDLDLSYRAQLRGWRFAFVEDAVAPAELPVEMGAFKSQQHRWAQGSIQTARKLLPSILRAPLPLAVKLESVVHLTANATYLLMIVLALLLGPAAWLRRGQGLPPLVFLDLPLLAISLASIATFYLVAERRATGRAGEGLRVLPMVLAVGVGLSVNNARAVVQGLFSRRAAEFRRTPKYGLAVVDDVALATRRYRAGRNADTWIELAAGVYLAAWTAIATTCGLWGAAPFLVLFAAGFLFTSGLTLRQERVRPTP; encoded by the coding sequence GGTGCTCGGCCTCCTCGCCCTCTACGGCGCGCACCGCGCGTACCTGCTGCTGCTCCTCGCGATCCATCGGCGAACGACGGCTTCCCCCTCGCAGCTTCCGGACGAGCTCCCGTTCCTCACGGTCCAGATCCCGCTCTACAACGAGCTGCACGTGGCGCGCCGCGTCCTCCTCGCGTGCGCTGCGCTCGACTGGCCGCGGGACCGATTCGAGATCCAGGTCCTCGATGACTCGACCGACGAGACGGCCTCCGTCGTCGCCGCGATCACGGCACGCCTCGTCTCGTCGGGGATCGACGTGCGGCACCTCCGCCGCGCCGATCGCCGCGGCTTCAAGGCGGGCGCCCTCGCCGCCGGGCTCGCGGCGGCTCGCGGCGAGATCATCGCCGTCTTCGACGCCGACTTCGAGCCGGCCCCCGATTTCGCTCGGCGTCTCGTCCCCGCGTTCGCGGACCCGAGGATCGGGATGGTCCAGGCGCGCTGGGGACACCTGAATCGCGGAGCGTCGCTCCTCACCCGCGCCCAATCGGTCCTGCTCGACGGCCACTTCGCGATCGAGCACGCCGCGAGGCATCGCGCCGGCCGCTTCTTCAACTTCAACGGCACCGCCGGCATCTGGCGGCGGCGCTGCATCGAGGACGCCGGCGGCTGGCAGCACGACACGCTGACGGAGGACCTCGACCTCTCGTACAGGGCTCAGCTCCGGGGTTGGCGCTTCGCCTTCGTCGAGGACGCGGTCGCGCCCGCCGAGCTGCCGGTCGAGATGGGAGCGTTCAAGTCGCAGCAGCATCGCTGGGCCCAGGGCTCGATCCAGACCGCCCGCAAGCTCCTCCCCTCGATCTTGCGCGCGCCGCTGCCCCTCGCCGTGAAGCTCGAGTCGGTCGTCCACCTGACCGCGAACGCCACCTACCTCCTCATGATCGTGCTCGCGCTCCTCCTCGGACCCGCGGCATGGCTGAGGCGCGGCCAGGGCCTGCCGCCGCTCGTGTTCCTCGATCTCCCGCTGCTCGCGATCTCGCTGGCGTCGATCGCGACGTTCTACCTCGTGGCGGAGCGGCGCGCGACCGGCCGTGCCGGCGAGGGGCTCCGCGTGCTGCCGATGGTCCTGGCCGTCGGCGTCGGCCTGTCCGTCAACAACGCGCGGGCGGTCGTTCAGGGGCTCTTCAGCCGGCGTGCCGCGGAGTTCCGCCGCACGCCGAAGTACGGTCTCGCCGTCGTCGACGACGTCGCGCTCGCGACGCGCCGCTACCGCGCAGGGCGGAATGCCGACACCTGGATCGAGCTTGCCGCCGGCGTCTACCTCGCCGCGTGGACGGCGATCGCCACGACGTGTGGGCTCTGGGGCGCGGCGCCGTTCCTCGTCCTGTTCGCCGCCGGCTTCCTCTTCACCTCGGGGCTCACGCTTCGCCAGGAGCGCGTGCGCCCCACGCCATGA